In Chionomys nivalis chromosome 26, mChiNiv1.1, whole genome shotgun sequence, the genomic window GTAACTTGTGGGATATTTCAAAAGAATTACTTCGTGTCATTGCACATGAAAGAGATTAAACAGAAAGACATACAGATCTTGAAATGTGgggatttcttttattattaaggcCCTGTTTACCATTGCTCATACGCAGCAAGGCTAATTCATTCTACTGGAGTCTAAAGCAATCTTTACATGAGTTCATATTTTGTATGTTAATAACCGTACAGgaaaacacatacatgtagaaaCAGAAGGCAAGACACAGGTGGAGTGTCGTGTTTAAGGTCGTTCGAATCATGCCGATTCTGTGCGGCTGTGAGCTAAGTTACCAAACCAGTCCACTCCTGGGGCAAGGTTCCCTGCACTGACACCTGGTCCAAGTCCATATTTCTGTCTTCTTGGTGCtgtggaggggaggagatggcTTTCCCGTGGTGAGGTCACACAGGCAACGCTGCGGGCAGAGTCTATGGCTGTGTtagccttgtttgtttgttcttgtatCATGGGTATTGGCTTCGGTCACTGGGTTCTTTGTGAAACTCTCCTAAAGCTGCCCAGGTCCCCAATGGACGTGAGTTATTTCAAATCCGTGGATTATAAATCCCACAAACCTAGCACGCACAAAGTGCAGCCTGTGGCAGTTTTCTGAACGACCTTTGTACTCTCCTTTGGCGGTCAGGACACCTCTCTCTCAAGAGGCCTCTTCCTAAATTCTATGTAAGCTCTCCGTATCCGGTTTGTGAACGAGTACCCCATTTTGAGTTTATTTAATGATCTCAGTCTGGTGGCACAGGGTTGTAATCCCAGGTACATGGGAGACTGTGGCAGAGGAACACACCAGCAGCCCACGTGACAGGAGTTCAGTCTGGGCAACCGCTGAGGCACtaccttgagagagagagagagagagagagagagagagagagagagagagagagagagaatatgaggcACGGGGCTCAGTCCCCAGTGCTGTAAACCAGCCAGATTTAATTCATCAGCAATAAACACGAAGATAAGTATAATTAGAAGCTTAAAAGCCTTCTCTTTCCACAGTGCATGGTTTTGCTTGTCCTGTATACTGTGATAGGCAAGGTAACACATTGTTTCTATGGGCTCTCAAATTAGACCCGTATTCAAAATCTAACTTGAAACTTAGTAGCCAAATCATTTTGGGTTTTGTTACCTTCATTCCGTGGACTTGTCCCACATATAAAGTAGTCTAATAACGCCATTACATGTTATCATGTGTGGTGCTTAGTCATGAGGTGCTTATTCATGCTCGGGTAATTAGCGTTATTTGAATGCTTTTTGGTCCTGTTTGAGAAACAAAACCCACATGAAATACACACTAGTTTAAATAATGGCCACGCATGAGACAACAATGCAATCAATGCTTCATAGGTGCTAGGGGATTCAAGTAATAATTTCCAAATTCGGGAAACAGACGGAAAGTTTCACTCTTTACTTTCAGCAGAAATTATGGCAGATTGAAAAGAAgttataaaaatgacaaaaaagccctgtctcgaaaagcaaaagacaaaaatgcGGTCATTCTTACTTTCAATACGCCAAGCACTCGCTTCATTTTCCTCTACCTGACCCAGCCAGCGAATTTACAATTACCCCGAAATGCAAACATTTTTAATGGATGCAAAGCCATTTGGGCTATCTCCTTGCGTGAATGTCTGCAGCTTTGGATTTTAGTGAACTGAGGATTGGATCTAGCGGACTGCGCACGGACTCGGctatgcccccacccccagcctggcGATCTATCTTACAAAATGATAGTATTTCGGGGTGTGGGGGCAAActcctgtgatcccaggactcaggaggcaggggcaggaagacgGCCAAAAGTGCAAGACCCTTaagcataagaaaacaaaaaaagcagagtcagttTCACCAAAGCTACCAAATTTGTCTTAAAGATGTGTATAAAAAGTCTCTGTTTTAATTCTCTGGGACTTCtatgacattctctctctctgtgtctgtctctgtctctctctctctccccctcctcatATTCCTCATTTGTGTCTTCCCCTCCTGCTCACCCCTAAACATTAGTCTCACCTGCGGTTCTTGAACTTAGGTACTGATTATCTCATTTCTCTTCTGCTATTTTTTACCTTCCCTAGAGTCCGTGCTGGTTAGATTTGTCAAACTAGAATCGTTTctgaagagggaacctcagttaaagAATCACCTCCACCAGACTGgctgcattttcttggttgactGGCAGGGGAGGGCCCATTCCCTGTGGGCGATGCCACCCTGAGCAACCTGTAGGGGGCAAGTCAGCAACCCATGTCTCTCCGTGGCTTCTGCTTCACtttctgcctcctggttcctcccttgagttcctgacttgaTTTCCTCCATTGATGAACAGTTGTCTGGAAccataagatgaaacaaaccctttcctgcccacgTTGCTTTGGTCAGTGTTCTGACACAGCACCAAAGACGCTACCTAAAACTGCTCCTTTTGGTGAGCCATTTATCGTTATCACTGTGCTGCCAAAGAAAGAGCAATTTTCAGAGGTTAATGGTTCGTCTAATTCCTATGTCGTGTGAGAGTATATGTTGTATGATTTCAGTTGtggtttttcgtttgtttttgcaGAGCTGTGTGTACGACGATTCCAGTCATCTTAACTCTACTGAGCCTGAACTCTAATCGGTTATGGTAAATGTCCCTCATACTCTGGGAATGTGTTCTGCCTTTGTTCCAGCGTTCTATAAATATTGCATCAAGCTGGGCGGTAGTGTTGCTCAAGACTCCTGCAGCCTTGTTTCCCACTCGTCCTATCAATTATGGAAAACAGAGCGTTGCGAGCTGCAGCTACGGCTCTCTCCCTTTAGCTCTGTTTGCTTCATCTGTTTTTAACCTCTGCGTAGATATTTAAGGTTAGAGAGGGACTAGTAggttttaaggcagggtctcgtTGCGTTACCTGGGCTGGCTTCCAACCTGCtgtcttcttgcttctgcctctcatgTAGCTAGACCTACAGGCACACGGCCCTGTGCTCAGGTCTACTTGtcttgtgtatgcatatgtgtgtggtcaTGCGTGTACCCATACATGCACACGAGGAGGCCAGTGCTGGGTGCCTTCCACTATTACTCTACCTTATTTAtgtgtcttttgagacagggtctcttatggAACCTGGAGCTTACTTGATTGGCTGGTCAGCAAAGCCCCAGGATCCATGCCATCCCCCGGAACTGGGGTAACAAACACGCACCCCCATGCCCCTTTTCTCTTGGGTGctagatccaaactcaggccctcatgatTGTACAGCAAGCCCTTCACCGACTGAGTCATCACCCAGTccaaaatttatcttttattttatttatttattggttttctgagacagggtttctctgcgaaacagtcctgactgtcctggaactcactctgtagaccaggctggcctcagactcacagaggtccacctgcctctgcctcccaagggctgggattaagacCATCACCTGGCtcaaaatttatcttttaattgGCATGTTTTAAACTTTGGACCAATTCCAGCACAGGGTtgacagaagcaggcaaatctctgtgcgtctgaggctagcctggactacttaGTGAATCCTTGTCTTAATCAATTAATTTTGGACTACATACTCTCAATGTAGTTATTAACGAGTTCATCATCTTATTTCTAGGGACCCCAGTGTTTGTTTCTCTGAgctgtatttttccttttaatgtaactttttaattaaattataaatttaagtaCTAAAAGCATCATTATACAAATTTATGTGTGCAATACGTTTTGATACATTTCCATTATCTAATGTTTAGACATTACACAGTTTCATTAAGTAAAATAACATTTCATTACTTAATCTCCAACTGTGACATGTTCATCATGTAAAGTGATTCATTAACTTTCAGACAATAGAATGCAAATTTATATTTCTTGTCTTGTAATTGCCTTTTCTCAAGGATGCAATTATCAAAATCAACCCATCATAGCAGACTATATTAATAATTAGACTATTAAATCAATAAATGCATTTTCTTAAGTAAATCCAATCTATTGTTCTTGGAAAGATGGTTAAAATAGGCCAGGATCAGACCAGATCCTGGGCCTTGCTGGCCGTCAAGTCAAACTCAAACATTACAGAGACAAGGGCtttgtcagggaccagcctcaacaaaaatacctctcaccagggtagaggcatggggatttagaaatatagtaaagaatatgaagacgcgaatgaaaataataaaacggagaaacatataggatagtattgggagggagtgccagtgagtactgaaattcacCTGTGttaaatttccaactgcttaaaatacccctgaccccaaaaggtaggagtaagacaaaagactgcattaacatgatacaagaaaatgaacagaCCAATCGAAGGTCGCGGGCtgcattcatagttaaacattcttttgctagaacaaaacaagtcatgctcacatATTAGACCAAATATTctataggcaaaccactccctaggtggaatcccaagttatctccaCAAAGGGAAATGGAACTTAGTTGGAtacttagacttttgtttgaggtaggaacacaTCTGCTTCTCTATTCCCGCagcacaaggtctggctattagccataCCTATTGACAACAACCTTgaaagagcagaactctctggtctatatctaggtgggacctttgtttgaggtagtaacacaataaccttgaaggaactagaggtaagttccaactctccgACCTTTGGTCGAAGTGGAAATAGGCTCCTATTTCCGGGTCTCCACAGGGCTTCAAAGACGAAAGCTGGTTTCTTGAAAATAATCATTGCTGTTAGTTATTCTAATCAATATGCAGTGGGTTGTTTGTGTTCCCCTAAAATATGTTGACACTTAGTTCCACTGTGATGGTATTTGTTAAATCTCAAACCCTGGGAAAATGGGAGAGAACAGACAGAAGCAAAGACATCTGGTCAcatccactctggactctcccagatatCCCTGTCTCTGGCTATGTTCccccttttatctacaataaactttctcttcCACCACACCTAGGAGCCGTCATGGGCAaacttcctctttattttttcattcatctgGTGCCAAAACCTGGGACCAATCATGtcatctcttttttatttcttttttttttcattcagtatttAGAGGTAGAGGCTTTTGGGAGATTAGATGATGAGGTCAGAGCCATCAGGAATGAATTTAGTTCCTTACTAAGAAAAGGCCAGAGTGAATGAAAGTGAATGAATTCCCCACACCCCAGTGCAAGAATCCAGCTACTGTAAACAAGAAAGACGGTGCTCATCAACAAACCAACTGAGCTAGACATTAACTGCAGTTTCTTTCTTCcaactatttattatttatgtgcattgatgtttttgcgtgtatgtctgtgtgagggtggcagatcccttgaaactggagttacagacagtcgggggctgccatgtgtgtgctgggaattgaacccaggtcccttggaagagcagcacatactcttaaccgctgagccatctctccagctcccttaagTTTCTAATGATTCCATTTTACCACTTGACTTTTATTAGAAATTCTGCCTCATTTAGGATTGCTCATTCTGACTTTAATTGGCTTGAGTACTCAAGAAAAGAATACATCTTCTCAATAAactctttaaaatcttttttttaaaaaaatcatttatttattttatgtgcattggtgtgaaagtatcagatcctggaactggagttacagttgttagctgtcatgtgggtgctgggaattgaacctgggtcctctggaagaacagccagtgctcttaactgttgggctacctctccagtcccctaaaatcttttttaaaatgattttttttaacgtGTAGGTGTTTTGCtgacatgtatgtctgtggaccatgtgcatgcctggagcccagagaggccagcagaggaTGTCAAACCTACTGGGACTGAAGTCACAGGTTGTGAGCAACCACGGGGTGccgggactcaaacccaggtcctctaaagaGCAGCCAAAGATCTTAACTGCTGGGCTATCTCTCCActccagtttcttcttcttcctcttttttttttggtttttcgagacagggcttctctgtagctttggagcctgtcctggaactagcttttgtagaccaggctggcctcaaactcacagagatctgcctgcctctgcctcctgagtgctggaattaaagacgtgcgccaccaccgcccggccagttttttgttttttattggtgctgctggtggtggtggtggggttctGTGCCTCTGTTAAGTTATCTAAGCCCCGATGGACAGCTCCACACCTACGCACATGCAGGCTCACTGGATTCAGTAGATCACTCCTAGAACACATTTGTTAAGCTGAATTAGGTGACTGCATGCAGAATACACTGCTGCTGGTACCCCAACACCCACAATTCCCAACAAAGTCCaatacacacacgtgcgcgtacacatgcatatttatttatttattgtgacagcctcactatgtagcttaagttgactttgaattcatgatcctcctgcctcagctttccaagagctggaattacaggtacatacatttttctttccaactAAGCAttacaagacaaaacaaagttTTTCTTTACTTAACTAAGCCATTCCTTCAAGGACAAACATTCAGCCAAGGACGCTAGAGAGAGAAGTCAGGAGATAATCCCAGGTGCTGCCTTCAGTGATGCTTCTTATCACCATTTGGGGAGGCCAGGAAGTACTCAGCCCCTACCGCAACCACAAAGGCAGCAAACCCCCACTTGAACCCTTTGAACAGCACACTCATGAAGGAGACGTTCTCCGTGAAGCCGCCCATGTATCGCCAGGCCTCattgctggaagaaaggagaaaaatgacaatCATATGCAATTCTCCGAGCCAAAATACTGAAATGCTACATTAGTatcttttgggttgttttgttttgttttgagacagagtctcatcatGCAGCCCTGGCTTCTTGgaactttgtaggccaggctggctttacagtgatctccctgcctctgtgtcccaagtgctgggattaaaggcatgaaccactgtGCCcggcattgttttctttgtttggttttgaaacaggatctctctatatagGCCAAGCTGTGGCAATACTGCTCCAGTCTCCTGAGCTGTAAACCTccaggcacgcaccaccacacctgctccaaAGTTAGACTACTTAATAATGTAAGCCATAGTGGGAATATTTCTGGGCAGAGTAGAATTAAGAATATATGACCAAGTTTCACATATAAAATATGAAGTTGACCTTCTGTTCAAAGTTGACTACTACCTACCCAACATTATTGTCATAAATATTAAGCATGCTGATGTCTAATCTATTTTGGCACAGAAGGATGCACAGCTGACATTATTACTCAAGGGCTCACAGCCATTCCCTGTCGTACAGCCTGAGCTTCAGGAGactgagctcctgccctggttGCTCTGACTACGCTGAACAGAAAGGAGAACAGAAAGCCGAGAGCTACAGGAAAAAATgtcttcttgtatagataatctacattagtggggggcgggggggaatcACCTTACAGAGgacaaaaaaattaaccaaaaaaaaaaaatctgcctcaCTAGAAAATATGGAAACAAATCAAACTAGTTTAGATGCCAGAACTACACAAAGACGTTAGAAGTAGCTCTGGCTGTGGGGCTCAGGaactagatcaggctggcctggaacttgcagaaatccacctgcctgagtgccgggattaaaggcgtgcgccaccacactggGCCTGTTGCATGTTCTGAACAAAATCTTAGAAGATTAAAACCAGCaatgtacaaaacaaaaataatttatcacGAAGAAATAGGGCTCATCCCAGAAAAGCAATACGGCTTAGTATCTGGAAGTTTGTACAGGTAACTCAGCACATTAACAGAAAAGAGACGCTCTCAGGAGAGGGGTGTGCTACAATGAGGGGACTGATTTTACAACAGGAAGGAGAAGCTGAAGTGACAGCAGACCTCCAGCCCAGCGCTCAGAGGCTGAAAGATACGACCACTGCTCACATCAGCCTGAGGGACTTGGTGAGACTCTGCTGCAAAACCACCAGGGGAAAAAAGAAGTTAAgattctttggtttctttttccatGTTACCTATTGCAATCATGTAAGAATAAAGGGAAGTTTACAGTCTGAGAAAGACAAAGTGATGTCTCTGTAGACAAAATGatcattattaaaagaaaaatttaaagacataaaaaaaaaagtttactaggccaggacaggcaccaaagctacagagaaaccctgtctcgaaaaaacaaaaaacaaaaaaaaagtttactagGGCAAAAATTTAGctgattaataaatgggatatAAAAAGTCAGTATGTGAAAATTAATTACAATCTTAATTGTCAATAACATAGCTACAAATAGAGATTTAAAATACCACTTATGATAGTaccagaaatataaataaattcaacaaaatgTTCAGGATATGTATAAAAAGTAAGGAAATAATGcttgaaaattcaaaaagtcataaATCACATGTGTTCTAAAAGATTCATCATTATAAAGGCATAAATTACCTCAAGACTGATGTGAGTTCAATAGAAACACGGAAAAGATTCACACCATAAAGTTTATGAAATAGTAAGATCCCAACTAAAGCTAAGAAGCCATTTTTCGCTGGGcccttggggaggcagagacaggtggatctctgtgagttcaaggccatcctggtgtacagagttctaggagatagagacagagctacacagagaaatccagtctcaagagaaaaaaaaaaaacaaaaaaaaaaaaaacagagccattttccccaggacccacagggtggaaggaggggCCTCCGCTGAGTCGTCTCTACCGGCAGGTTACATATGCTGTGGCAGATGCATGTCAGTCTTCCTGTCCCAGTACCCAGAGCAAGAAGGACACGCCTAGACTCATCTTACCGAGCCCATGGGTCCCTCAGCCCCCGGGCAGCCAGCTTCTTCTGCACTGTCTCTAGCGGTGTCCCTTCCGTTCTCCACTGCGTGTGATCTGGAAGTACCAGTTTATCATGGCCATGCCCGTG contains:
- the Ndufb3 gene encoding NADH dehydrogenase [ubiquinone] 1 beta subcomplex subunit 3; this translates as MTAGHGHGHGHGHGHDKLVLPDHTQWRTEGTPLETVQKKLAARGLRDPWARNEAWRYMGGFTENVSFMSVLFKGFKWGFAAFVVAVGAEYFLASPNGDKKHH